A genomic region of Streptomyces rimosus contains the following coding sequences:
- a CDS encoding pirin family protein, which produces MSNVEVKPAELRCAPGAQVPGIEVLAPRDVPLGGPRAMTVRRTLPQRSRTLIGAWCFADHYGPDDVSMTGGMDVAPHPHTGLQTVSWLFSGEIEHRDSLGTHAYVRPGELNLMTGGRGISHSEVSTGRTTVLHGVQLWVALPAEHRLTDPDFRHHVPRPVEHGGAGVSVFLGTLAGVTSPVPTFTPLLGAEIVLAPGATVTLTVDPAFEHGLLVDQGPVRLAGTLLHPAELGYACPGRDTLTLTNESDTPARTVLLGGTPFEEEIVMWWNFVGRSHADIAEAREEWMAGDRFGEVHGYDGDRLPAPELPTVALKPRGRVR; this is translated from the coding sequence ATGAGCAACGTCGAAGTGAAACCCGCCGAGTTGCGCTGCGCCCCGGGGGCGCAGGTGCCCGGGATCGAGGTGCTCGCGCCGCGTGACGTGCCGTTGGGCGGGCCGCGGGCCATGACCGTGCGCCGTACGCTGCCGCAGCGCTCCCGTACGCTCATCGGCGCCTGGTGCTTCGCGGATCATTACGGGCCGGACGATGTCTCCATGACGGGTGGCATGGACGTCGCCCCGCACCCGCACACCGGGCTGCAGACGGTGAGCTGGCTGTTCAGCGGGGAGATCGAGCACCGCGACAGCCTGGGCACCCACGCGTACGTACGGCCGGGCGAGCTGAACCTCATGACGGGCGGCCGCGGGATCAGCCACTCCGAGGTGTCGACGGGGCGGACCACCGTGCTGCACGGGGTGCAGCTGTGGGTGGCGCTGCCCGCGGAACACCGGCTCACGGACCCCGACTTCCGGCACCACGTGCCCCGCCCCGTAGAGCACGGCGGGGCCGGGGTCAGCGTGTTCCTGGGCACGCTCGCGGGCGTGACCTCGCCGGTGCCGACCTTCACCCCGCTCCTCGGCGCCGAGATCGTCCTCGCGCCGGGCGCGACGGTCACCCTCACCGTGGACCCCGCTTTCGAACACGGCCTGCTCGTCGACCAAGGCCCCGTCCGCCTCGCCGGCACCCTGCTGCACCCGGCCGAACTGGGCTACGCCTGCCCCGGCCGCGACACCCTGACCCTCACGAACGAGTCGGACACCCCCGCCCGCACGGTCCTGCTCGGCGGCACACCGTTCGAGGAGGAAATCGTCATGTGGTGGAATTTCGTGGGGCGTTCGCACGCGGATATCGCGGAGGCCCGCGAGGAGTGGATGGCGGGTGATCGGTTCGGCGAGGTGCATGGTTACGACGGTGACCGTCTGCCCGCTCCCGAACTTCCCACGGTGGCTCTGAAACCGCGGGGGCGGGTGCGCTGA
- a CDS encoding DUF2127 domain-containing protein, giving the protein MKIDWNRRTCARRGHVTYLPQEPELQDRLRADTALGEAWRCLRCGDFALGAPRGAGPAADAPLVPRGKVLRDTFILRFLAVERALRGVFIVLVALAVWKFSNSQDAVRRLFDEYLDVLRPVAGHFHYDLDHSPVVGTIQKTFGYKHSTLLIVAGLLVAYALVEIIEGVGLWRAKRWAEYLTVVATAAFLPLEIYELTEKVSWLKIATLVINIIAVLYILLSKRLFGLRGGRDAFEAERHSASLLEVRTSAGMTAAHNG; this is encoded by the coding sequence ATGAAGATCGACTGGAACCGACGTACCTGCGCGCGCCGCGGACACGTCACGTACCTGCCACAGGAGCCGGAACTCCAGGACCGGCTGCGCGCGGACACCGCGCTGGGCGAGGCGTGGCGCTGCCTGCGCTGCGGGGACTTCGCCCTCGGAGCGCCGCGCGGCGCCGGACCGGCGGCCGACGCGCCGCTCGTACCGCGCGGCAAGGTGCTGCGGGACACGTTCATCCTGCGCTTCCTGGCCGTGGAGCGGGCGCTGCGCGGCGTGTTCATCGTGCTGGTGGCGCTGGCCGTGTGGAAGTTCAGCAACAGCCAGGACGCCGTACGCCGCCTCTTCGACGAATATCTGGACGTCCTGCGGCCGGTGGCCGGGCACTTCCACTACGACCTCGACCACTCGCCGGTGGTCGGCACCATCCAGAAGACCTTCGGCTACAAGCACTCGACGCTGCTGATCGTCGCGGGCCTGCTGGTGGCATACGCGCTGGTCGAGATCATCGAGGGCGTTGGTCTGTGGCGCGCCAAGCGCTGGGCGGAGTACCTGACGGTGGTGGCCACGGCGGCGTTCCTGCCACTGGAGATCTACGAGCTGACGGAGAAGGTCAGCTGGCTCAAGATCGCCACGTTGGTCATCAACATCATCGCCGTTCTGTACATCCTGCTCAGCAAGCGGCTGTTCGGCCTGCGCGGCGGGCGGGACGCGTTCGAGGCGGAGCGGCACAGCGCCTCGTTGCTCGAAGTACGCACGTCGGCGGGGATGACCGCCGCCCATAATGGTTGA